Proteins co-encoded in one Neodiprion lecontei isolate iyNeoLeco1 chromosome 3, iyNeoLeco1.1, whole genome shotgun sequence genomic window:
- the LOC107219884 gene encoding ATP-dependent helicase brm isoform X7 codes for MASPSPQSSPMPPPQAPSPMGPPQQAPSPSNPQGSPMGPPQHHPHSPTQGYQGGPPMPQQQQPPPQQQGYPPHPQQMPPNMGPQGPGGPGSGPQQGPATPMGPGGPGQMGPNGPQGGPHMGQGGPVQMGPGGPGGMGPGGPGLMGPSGPGQMGPGGPGPMGPGGPGGQMGPSGPGGQMGPGVPSQMGPGGPGPQMGHSGPGQMGPGGPGQMGPGGGPGQHGPGGPGQQMGPAGLGQQMGPGGPGQQMGPVGPGQQMGPGGPGQQMVSGNPGQQMGPGGPSQQMTPAGPGQQMGPGGPVQQMGPGQQMGPSGPGQMGPGGPGQQMGPGQQMGPGGPNQMGPGGPNQMGPGGPNQMGPGGPGQQMGPSGPQGGPHMGPGGPGQMGPGSGQGAPQGGPHIGQGAPQGGPHIGQGAPQGGPHIGQGQMGPGGPQGGNQIGPGGPSHMSGPPGSLHMGPTGPGSHIGPGGPGQMTSSSGHSMGPGGPNQMGPSGPSSIPGGPSPMGPGGQGSQIGQNPPGSMGPSSQGQGQMGPSGPGQMGPTGPGQMGPSGPVNQLNQIAPGQMGPGGPPVPGSTSGPVQENLNALQRAIDSMEEKGLQEDPRYSQLLALRARQGNSMGEKQAFSTQQLQQLRVQIMAYRLLARNQPLSQQLALAVQGGAPPPGIGQRPVDQTQGPVTPGPSPQMAGPPVVGPPGPPRPGPQTPQQQQPQQPGAKTNRVTSIAKPAGLDPLLILQERENRVAARISLRMEQLSNLPTNMPEDLRLQAQIELRALRVLNFQRQLRSEIIACTRKDTTLETAVNVKAYKRTKRQGLREARATEKLEKQQKLEAERKRRQKHQEFLSSVLQHGKDFKEFHRNNVAKLARLNKAVLNHHANAEREQKKEQERIEKERMRRLMAEDEEGYRKLIDQKKDKRLAFLLSQTDEYIGNLTEMVKQHKMEQKRKQVEEQKRKKKKKKLQESEGGEDGNGNGDRRVSVTETSTGRKLTGEDALPLSQLPAFLESHPGWEVLDSESEEEDSEDEENEGKFECKDKYKGDSEDDKVKKTLHKAKVEDDEYKTEEQTYYSIAHTVHEVVTEQASIMVNGKLKEYQIKGLEWLVSLFNNNLNGILADEMGLGKTIQTIALVTHLMEKKKVNGPFLIIVPLSTLSNWVLEFEKWAPSVVVVSYKGSPAGRRAIQSQMRATKFNVLLTTYEYVIKDKGVLAKLQWKYMIIDEGHRMKNHHCKLTQVLNTHYLAPHRLLLTGTPLQNKLPELWALLNFLLPSIFKSCSTFEQWFNAPFATTGEKVELNEEETILIIRRLHKVLRPFLLRRLKKEVESQLPDKVEYIIKCDMSGLQKVLYKHMQSKGVLLTDGSEKGKQGKGGAKALMNTIVQLRKLCNHPFMFQAIEEKYCEHVGIQGSTVTGPDLYRASGKFELLDRILPKLKATDHRVLLFCQMTQLMTIMEDYLGWRGFMYLRLDGTTKAEDRGDLLKKFNDPGSEYFLFLLSTRAGGLGLNLQAADTVIIFDSDWNPHQDLQAQDRAHRIGQKNEVRVLRLMTVNSVEERILAAARYKLNMDEKVIQAGMFDQKSTGSERQQFLQSILHQDDADDEEENEVPDDETVNQMIARSEGEFEKFQKLDLERRREEAKLGPNRKSRLLEEAELPDWLVKDDDEVERWTYEEDEERFLGRGSRQRKEVDYTDSLTEKEWLKAIDDDGNEFEEEEEDDKKKKKTRKRRKKGEEDEEPIMKKRRGGSSGTSVDPKLKRSMKKLIAVVVNYTDSTNGRLLSEPFMKLPSRRELPDYYEIIRKPLTINKLRQKIDEGKYSDFDELEKDFMQLCKNAQIYNEEASLIHEDSIVLQSVFTNARQRIEAEGDNSDGDDKGDGDDGSDGDSSVKMKIKFKGFHPHS; via the exons ggCCCTGGTGGTCCAGGATCAGGACCACAACAAGGTCCAGCTACGCCAATGGGACCTGGTGGCCCAGGACAAATGGGTCCAAATGGTCCGCAGGGTGGACCTCACATGGGTCAAGGCGGTCCTGTGCAAATGGGACCTGGTGGGCCCGGTGGGATGGGTCCGGGAGGTCCGGGCTTGATGGGTCCAAGTGGGCCTGGTCAAATGGGCCCCGGAGGCCCAGGGCCGATGGGTCCTGGAGGACCTGGGGGTCAGATGGGTCCTAGCGGACCGGGAGGTCAAATGGGCCCTGGGGTACCAAGTCAAATGGGTCCTGGAGGACCAGGTCCTCAGATGGGCCATAGTGGGCCTGGACAAATGGGCCCAGGAGGTCCAGGTCAGATGGGTCCGGGAGGAGGGCCTGGACAGCATGGACCTGGAGGTCCGGGACAGCAAATGGGACCTGCTGGCCTAGGTCAACAGATGGGCCCTGGGGGGCCTGGACAACAAATGGGACCTGTAGGGCCTGGTCAACAAATGGGTCCAGGAGGGCCGGGGCAACAAATGGTTTCCGGAAATCCTGGTCAACAAATGGGACCGGGAGGCCCCAGTCAGCAGATGACCCCTGCAGGCCCTGGCCAGCAAATGGGCCCAGGCGGACCTGTTCAACAGATGGGGCCTGGACAACAAATGGGTCCCAGTGGGCCTGGACAAATGGGCCCTGGTGGACCTGGACAGCAAATGGGACCTGGACAACAGATGGGACCAGGTGGGCCCAACCAAATGGGTCCTGGTGGTCCTAATCAAATGGGCCCTGGTGGTCCTAATCAAATGGGTCCTGGCGGACCTGGACAGCAAATGGGTCCAAGTGGCCCTCAGGGTGGACCACACATGGGACCTGGAGGTCCTGGACAGATGGGACCGGGAAGCGGACAAGGAGCGCCACAGGGTGGACCACATATAGGACAAGGAGCGCCACAGGGCGGACCACATATAGGACAAGGTGCCCCACAGGGTGGACCACATATAGGACAAG GACAAATGGGGCCTGGTGGGCCACAAGGGGGTAATCAAATCGGACCAGGTGGCCCTAGTCACATGAGTGGTCCTCCAGGGTCATTGCACATGGGTCCCACTGGACCCGGCAGTCATATTGGTCCAGGCGGACCAGGACAAATGACTTCAAGCAGCGGACACTCGATGGGACCTGGAGGACCAAATCAAATGGGTCCTAGTGGTCCAAGCTCAATACCCGGAGGTCCGAGTCCCATGGGACCAGGAGGACAGGGATCACAGATAGGACAAAATCCTCCTGGATCGATGGGACCAAGCAGTCAGGGTCAAGGCCAAATGGGCCCGAGTGGACCAGGACAAATGGGACCGACAGGTCCTGGGCAAATGGGTCCAAGTGGCCCAGTCAATCAGCTGAATCAGATAGCACCAGGACAGATGGGACCTGGAGGGCCCCCCGTTCCGGGCAGTACATCAGGACCCGTACAAGAGAACTTGAATGCTTTACAGAGGGCGATTGATTCCATGGAAGAAAAAGGACTTCAGGAAGATCCACGTTATTCGCAGCTGCTTGCGCTGAGAGCTCGGCAGGGCAATAGTATGGGAGAAAAACAGGCTTTCAGTACTCAGCAATTGCAACAACTTCG CGTTCAAATTATGGCATACAGATTATTAGCAAGGAATCAACCTTTGTCTCAACAATTAGCACTCGCTGTTCAAG GCGGAGCTCCTCCTCCAGGTATTGGCCAACGTCCAGTTGATCAAACCCAAGGTCCTGTCACGCCGGGTCCCAGCCCACAAATGGCTGGCCCACCCGTTGTTGGACCCCCTGGTCCTCCAAGACCTGGACCACAAACACCACAGCAACAGCAACCTCAACAACCTGGAGCCAAGACTAACAGAGTTACTAGCATCGCAAAACCAGCTGGACTTGATCCTCTGCTGATATTGCAAGAGCGTGAGAATAG aGTTGCTGCGCGTATCAGTCTTCGGATGGAACAACTCAGTAATCTACCAACTAATATGCCAGAAGATCTTCGTCTTCAAGCACAAATTGAATTGAGAGCATTGCGTGTTCTCAACTTCCAGCGTCAGCTTAGATCTGAG ATAATAGCCTGTACTCGTAAAGATACTACTTTGGAAACAGCGGTAAATGTTAAGGCCTACAAAAGAACGAAACGGCAGGGTTTGCGGGAAGCTAGAGCTACGGAAAAGTTGGAAAAGCAACAGAAGTTAGAAGCCGAGCGTAAGCGCAGACAGAAACATCAG GAATTTTTGAGCTCTGTTCTCCAGCATGGCAAGGACTTTAAGGAATTCCATCGCAATAATGTTGCAAAATTGGCACGTTTGAACAAAGCTGTACTGAATCATCATGCCAATGCCGAGCGAGAGCAAAAGAAGGAACAAGAACGTATCGAAAAGGAACGTATGCGTCGTTTGATGGCTGAGGACGAAGAGGGTTACAGAAAATTGATCGATCAGAAAAAAGACAAACGTTTGGCATTTTTGCTCTCGCAAACTGACGAATATATTGGAAACCTTACTGAAATGGTTAAGCAACATAAAAtggaacaaaaaagaaaacaagtcGAAGAACAAAAACGTAAAAAG aagaaaaagaagctCCAAGAAAGTGAAGGCGGTGAAGATGGTAATGGGAACGGTGATAGACGAGTATCAGTTACTGAAACTTCTACTGGCCGTAAATTGACGGGCGAAGACGCACTACCCTTGAGTCAGCTGCCAGCATTTTTAGAATCTCATCCTGGATGGGAAGTACTAGATTCTGAGAGCGAAGAGGAAGATAGTGAAGATGAGGAAAACGAGGGCAAGTTTGAGT GCAAAGATAAATATAAAGGAGATTCCGAGGATGATAAAGTTAAGAAAACTCTTCATAAAGCTAAAGTCGAAGACGACGAATACAAAACTGAGGAACAAACTTACTACAGTATAGCCCATACTGTACATGAAGTTGTGACTGAACAAGCTTCTATCATGGTTAATGGAAAGTTGAAAGAATATCAAATTAAG gGCTTGGAGTGGTTAGTATCTTTGTTCAATAACAATCTAAATGGAATTTTGGCTGATGAGATGGGTTTGGGTAAAACTATTCAGACTATCGCTCTAGTCACGCATCttatggaaaagaaaaaagtcaaTGGTCCTTTCTTGATAATTGTTCCTCTCTC gaCATTGTCCAATTGGGTgttggaatttgaaaaatgggcaCCCAGTGTGGTAGTGGTTTCTTATAAAGGTTCTCCTGCTGGTCGTAGGGCTATACAATCACAAATGAGAGCAACCAAGTTTAATGTTCTTTTGACTACCTACGAATATGTTATCAAAGACAAAGGTGTTCTAGCTAAGCTGCAATGGAAGTACATGATTATTGACGAAGGTCACAGAATGAAGAATCATCATTGCAAACTGACACAAGTACTGAACACTCATTACCTTGCGCCACATCGTTTGTTGCTAACTGGTACCCCATTGCAAAATAAACTCCCAGAATTGTGGGCATTACTGAACTTTTTACTACCATCAATTTTCAAGTCTTGTAGCACATTTGAACAATGGTTCAACGCGCCTTTTGCTACGACTGGTGAAAAA GTCGAACTGAATGAAGAAGAAACTATTTTGATCATTCGTCGTTTGCACAAAGTATTGCGTCCGTTCTTGCTTCGTCGTCTAAAGAAGGAAGTTGAATCCCAGTTGCCAGATAAAGTTGAATATATTATTAAGTGCGATATGTCAGGTTTACAGAAGGTTCTTTACAA ACACATGCAGAGCAAGGGGGTTCTACTGACAGATGGCTCAGAGAAAGGAAAGCAAGGCAAGGGTGGCGCTAAGGCTCTCATGAATACAATTGTGCAATTGAGGAAACTATGCAATCATCCATTCATGTTCCAAGCCATAGAAGAAAAGTATTGCGAACATGTCGGAATTCAAGGATCTACAGTTACTGG ACCGGATCTGTATCGAGCGTCTGGAAAGTTTGAGCTGTTGGATCGCATTCTTCCGAAATTGAAGGCCACGGATCACAGAGTATTGTTGTTCTGTCAAATGACACAATTGATGACAATTATGGAGGATTATTTGGGCTGGAGAGGTTTCATGTACCTGCGTCTAGATGGTACTACCAAGGCTGAAGACCGAGGGGATctgctaaaaaaatttaatgatcCTGGATCCgaatattttctctttctcttatCCACCAGAGCTGGAGGTCTTGGTCTTAATCTGCAGGCCGCAGATACTGTCATCATATTCGATTCTGATTGGAATCCACAccag gatTTGCAAGCTCAAGACAGAGCTCATAGAATTGGACAAAAGAACGAGGTTCGCGTGTTAAGGTTAATGACCGTCAACTCTGTCGAGGAACGAATATTGGCTGCTGCCAGGTACAAATTGAACATGGACGAAAAAGTCATTCAGGCTGGAATGTTTGATCAGAAGTCCACAGGGTCAGAACGACAACAATTTCTCCAGAGTATATTGCATCAAGATGACGCCGATGACGAG GAGGAAAACGAAGTGCCGGATGACGAAACCGTGAATCAAATGATAGCACGTTCGGAAggagagtttgaaaaattccaaaaactGGACTTAGaacgaagaagagaagaagcaAAATTAGGGCCCAACCGCAAATCACGTCTTTTGGAAGAAGCAGAGCTGCCTGACTGGCTGGTGAAAGACGATGACGAGGTAGAAAGGTGGACTTATGAAGAGGATGAAGAAAGATTTTTAGGCAGAGGATCTCGTCAGCGTAAAGAGGTTGATTACACTGATAGTTTAACAGAAAAAGAATGGTTGAAAGCTATCGATGACGACGGTAATGagtttgaagaagaagaagaagatgataagaagaaaaagaagacacGCAAACGTAGGAAAAAAGGCGAAGAAGACGAGGAACCGATAATGAAAAAACGGCGCGGTGGTAGCTCTGGTACATCTGTTGATCCGAAATTGAAACgtagtatgaaaaaattgatcgctGTTGTTGTCAATTACACTGACAGTACAAACGGCCGATTATTGAGCGAACCTTTTATGAAATTACCTTCAAGACGTGAATTACCTGATTACTACGAAATAATTAGAAAGCctctaacaataaataaactgCGGCAAAAAATTGATGAGGGAAAA TATTCCGACTTTGATGAACTTGAAAAAGACTTCATGCAGTTATGTAAAAATGCCCAAATATATAACGAAGAGGCATCACTTATTCACGAGGATTCAATAGTTTTACAATCTGTTTTTACAAATGCAAGACAGAGAATAGAAGCTGAGGGTGACAATTCCGATGGAGATGATAAAG GTGATGGAGATGATGGTTCAGACGGCGATTCAAGCGtaaaaatgaagataaaatTTAAAG GTTTTCACCCCCACTCGTGA
- the LOC107219884 gene encoding ATP-dependent helicase brm isoform X8 codes for MASPSPQSSPMPPPQAPSPMGPPQQAPSPSNPQGSPMGPPQHHPHSPTQGYQGGPPMPQQQQPPPQQQGYPPHPQQMPPNMGPQGPGGPGSGPQQGPATPMGPGGPGQMGPNGPQGGPHMGQGGPVQMGPGGPGGMGPGGPGLMGPSGPGQMGPGGPGPMGPGGPGGQMGPSGPGGQMGPGVPSQMGPGGPGPQMGHSGPGQMGPGGPGQMGPGGGPGQHGPGGPGQQMGPAGLGQQMGPGGPGQQMGPVGPGQQMGPGGPGQQMVSGNPGQQMGPGGPSQQMTPAGPGQQMGPGGPVQQMGPGQQMGPSGPGQMGPGGPGQQMGPGQQMGPGGPNQMGPGGPNQMGPGGPNQMGPGGPGQQMGPSGPQGGPHMGPGGPGQMGPGSGQGAPQGGPHIGQGAPQGGPHIGQGAPQGGPHIGQGQMGPGGPQGGNQIGPGGPSHMSGPPGSLHMGPTGPGSHIGPGGPGQMTSSSGHSMGPGGPNQMGPSGPSSIPGGPSPMGPGGQGSQIGQNPPGSMGPSSQGQGQMGPSGPGQMGPTGPGQMGPSGPVNQLNQIAPGQMGPGGPPVPGSTSGPVQENLNALQRAIDSMEEKGLQEDPRYSQLLALRARQGNSMGEKQAFSTQQLQQLRVQIMAYRLLARNQPLSQQLALAVQGGAPPPGIGQRPVDQTQGPVTPGPSPQMAGPPVVGPPGPPRPGPQTPQQQQPQQPGAKTNRVTSIAKPAGLDPLLILQERENRVAARISLRMEQLSNLPTNMPEDLRLQAQIELRALRVLNFQRQLRSEIIACTRKDTTLETAVNVKAYKRTKRQGLREARATEKLEKQQKLEAERKRRQKHQEFLSSVLQHGKDFKEFHRNNVAKLARLNKAVLNHHANAEREQKKEQERIEKERMRRLMAEDEEGYRKLIDQKKDKRLAFLLSQTDEYIGNLTEMVKQHKMEQKRKQVEEQKRKKKKKKLQESEGGEDGNGNGDRRVSVTETSTGRKLTGEDALPLSQLPAFLESHPGWEVLDSESEEEDSEDEENEGKFECKDKYKGDSEDDKVKKTLHKAKVEDDEYKTEEQTYYSIAHTVHEVVTEQASIMVNGKLKEYQIKGLEWLVSLFNNNLNGILADEMGLGKTIQTIALVTHLMEKKKVNGPFLIIVPLSTLSNWVLEFEKWAPSVVVVSYKGSPAGRRAIQSQMRATKFNVLLTTYEYVIKDKGVLAKLQWKYMIIDEGHRMKNHHCKLTQVLNTHYLAPHRLLLTGTPLQNKLPELWALLNFLLPSIFKSCSTFEQWFNAPFATTGEKVELNEEETILIIRRLHKVLRPFLLRRLKKEVESQLPDKVEYIIKCDMSGLQKVLYKHMQSKGVLLTDGSEKGKQGKGGAKALMNTIVQLRKLCNHPFMFQAIEEKYCEHVGIQGSTVTGPDLYRASGKFELLDRILPKLKATDHRVLLFCQMTQLMTIMEDYLGWRGFMYLRLDGTTKAEDRGDLLKKFNDPGSEYFLFLLSTRAGGLGLNLQAADTVIIFDSDWNPHQDLQAQDRAHRIGQKNEVRVLRLMTVNSVEERILAAARYKLNMDEKVIQAGMFDQKSTGSERQQFLQSILHQDDADDEEENEVPDDETVNQMIARSEGEFEKFQKLDLERRREEAKLGPNRKSRLLEEAELPDWLVKDDDEVERWTYEEDEERFLGRGSRQRKEVDYTDSLTEKEWLKAIDDDGNEFEEEEEDDKKKKKTRKRRKKGEEDEEPIMKKRRGGSSGTSVDPKLKRSMKKLIAVVVNYTDSTNGRLLSEPFMKLPSRRELPDYYEIIRKPLTINKLRQKIDEGKYSDFDELEKDFMQLCKNAQIYNEEASLIHEDSIVLQSVFTNARQRIEAEGDNSDGDDKGDGDDGSDGDSSVKMKIKFKVYI; via the exons ggCCCTGGTGGTCCAGGATCAGGACCACAACAAGGTCCAGCTACGCCAATGGGACCTGGTGGCCCAGGACAAATGGGTCCAAATGGTCCGCAGGGTGGACCTCACATGGGTCAAGGCGGTCCTGTGCAAATGGGACCTGGTGGGCCCGGTGGGATGGGTCCGGGAGGTCCGGGCTTGATGGGTCCAAGTGGGCCTGGTCAAATGGGCCCCGGAGGCCCAGGGCCGATGGGTCCTGGAGGACCTGGGGGTCAGATGGGTCCTAGCGGACCGGGAGGTCAAATGGGCCCTGGGGTACCAAGTCAAATGGGTCCTGGAGGACCAGGTCCTCAGATGGGCCATAGTGGGCCTGGACAAATGGGCCCAGGAGGTCCAGGTCAGATGGGTCCGGGAGGAGGGCCTGGACAGCATGGACCTGGAGGTCCGGGACAGCAAATGGGACCTGCTGGCCTAGGTCAACAGATGGGCCCTGGGGGGCCTGGACAACAAATGGGACCTGTAGGGCCTGGTCAACAAATGGGTCCAGGAGGGCCGGGGCAACAAATGGTTTCCGGAAATCCTGGTCAACAAATGGGACCGGGAGGCCCCAGTCAGCAGATGACCCCTGCAGGCCCTGGCCAGCAAATGGGCCCAGGCGGACCTGTTCAACAGATGGGGCCTGGACAACAAATGGGTCCCAGTGGGCCTGGACAAATGGGCCCTGGTGGACCTGGACAGCAAATGGGACCTGGACAACAGATGGGACCAGGTGGGCCCAACCAAATGGGTCCTGGTGGTCCTAATCAAATGGGCCCTGGTGGTCCTAATCAAATGGGTCCTGGCGGACCTGGACAGCAAATGGGTCCAAGTGGCCCTCAGGGTGGACCACACATGGGACCTGGAGGTCCTGGACAGATGGGACCGGGAAGCGGACAAGGAGCGCCACAGGGTGGACCACATATAGGACAAGGAGCGCCACAGGGCGGACCACATATAGGACAAGGTGCCCCACAGGGTGGACCACATATAGGACAAG GACAAATGGGGCCTGGTGGGCCACAAGGGGGTAATCAAATCGGACCAGGTGGCCCTAGTCACATGAGTGGTCCTCCAGGGTCATTGCACATGGGTCCCACTGGACCCGGCAGTCATATTGGTCCAGGCGGACCAGGACAAATGACTTCAAGCAGCGGACACTCGATGGGACCTGGAGGACCAAATCAAATGGGTCCTAGTGGTCCAAGCTCAATACCCGGAGGTCCGAGTCCCATGGGACCAGGAGGACAGGGATCACAGATAGGACAAAATCCTCCTGGATCGATGGGACCAAGCAGTCAGGGTCAAGGCCAAATGGGCCCGAGTGGACCAGGACAAATGGGACCGACAGGTCCTGGGCAAATGGGTCCAAGTGGCCCAGTCAATCAGCTGAATCAGATAGCACCAGGACAGATGGGACCTGGAGGGCCCCCCGTTCCGGGCAGTACATCAGGACCCGTACAAGAGAACTTGAATGCTTTACAGAGGGCGATTGATTCCATGGAAGAAAAAGGACTTCAGGAAGATCCACGTTATTCGCAGCTGCTTGCGCTGAGAGCTCGGCAGGGCAATAGTATGGGAGAAAAACAGGCTTTCAGTACTCAGCAATTGCAACAACTTCG CGTTCAAATTATGGCATACAGATTATTAGCAAGGAATCAACCTTTGTCTCAACAATTAGCACTCGCTGTTCAAG GCGGAGCTCCTCCTCCAGGTATTGGCCAACGTCCAGTTGATCAAACCCAAGGTCCTGTCACGCCGGGTCCCAGCCCACAAATGGCTGGCCCACCCGTTGTTGGACCCCCTGGTCCTCCAAGACCTGGACCACAAACACCACAGCAACAGCAACCTCAACAACCTGGAGCCAAGACTAACAGAGTTACTAGCATCGCAAAACCAGCTGGACTTGATCCTCTGCTGATATTGCAAGAGCGTGAGAATAG aGTTGCTGCGCGTATCAGTCTTCGGATGGAACAACTCAGTAATCTACCAACTAATATGCCAGAAGATCTTCGTCTTCAAGCACAAATTGAATTGAGAGCATTGCGTGTTCTCAACTTCCAGCGTCAGCTTAGATCTGAG ATAATAGCCTGTACTCGTAAAGATACTACTTTGGAAACAGCGGTAAATGTTAAGGCCTACAAAAGAACGAAACGGCAGGGTTTGCGGGAAGCTAGAGCTACGGAAAAGTTGGAAAAGCAACAGAAGTTAGAAGCCGAGCGTAAGCGCAGACAGAAACATCAG GAATTTTTGAGCTCTGTTCTCCAGCATGGCAAGGACTTTAAGGAATTCCATCGCAATAATGTTGCAAAATTGGCACGTTTGAACAAAGCTGTACTGAATCATCATGCCAATGCCGAGCGAGAGCAAAAGAAGGAACAAGAACGTATCGAAAAGGAACGTATGCGTCGTTTGATGGCTGAGGACGAAGAGGGTTACAGAAAATTGATCGATCAGAAAAAAGACAAACGTTTGGCATTTTTGCTCTCGCAAACTGACGAATATATTGGAAACCTTACTGAAATGGTTAAGCAACATAAAAtggaacaaaaaagaaaacaagtcGAAGAACAAAAACGTAAAAAG aagaaaaagaagctCCAAGAAAGTGAAGGCGGTGAAGATGGTAATGGGAACGGTGATAGACGAGTATCAGTTACTGAAACTTCTACTGGCCGTAAATTGACGGGCGAAGACGCACTACCCTTGAGTCAGCTGCCAGCATTTTTAGAATCTCATCCTGGATGGGAAGTACTAGATTCTGAGAGCGAAGAGGAAGATAGTGAAGATGAGGAAAACGAGGGCAAGTTTGAGT GCAAAGATAAATATAAAGGAGATTCCGAGGATGATAAAGTTAAGAAAACTCTTCATAAAGCTAAAGTCGAAGACGACGAATACAAAACTGAGGAACAAACTTACTACAGTATAGCCCATACTGTACATGAAGTTGTGACTGAACAAGCTTCTATCATGGTTAATGGAAAGTTGAAAGAATATCAAATTAAG gGCTTGGAGTGGTTAGTATCTTTGTTCAATAACAATCTAAATGGAATTTTGGCTGATGAGATGGGTTTGGGTAAAACTATTCAGACTATCGCTCTAGTCACGCATCttatggaaaagaaaaaagtcaaTGGTCCTTTCTTGATAATTGTTCCTCTCTC gaCATTGTCCAATTGGGTgttggaatttgaaaaatgggcaCCCAGTGTGGTAGTGGTTTCTTATAAAGGTTCTCCTGCTGGTCGTAGGGCTATACAATCACAAATGAGAGCAACCAAGTTTAATGTTCTTTTGACTACCTACGAATATGTTATCAAAGACAAAGGTGTTCTAGCTAAGCTGCAATGGAAGTACATGATTATTGACGAAGGTCACAGAATGAAGAATCATCATTGCAAACTGACACAAGTACTGAACACTCATTACCTTGCGCCACATCGTTTGTTGCTAACTGGTACCCCATTGCAAAATAAACTCCCAGAATTGTGGGCATTACTGAACTTTTTACTACCATCAATTTTCAAGTCTTGTAGCACATTTGAACAATGGTTCAACGCGCCTTTTGCTACGACTGGTGAAAAA GTCGAACTGAATGAAGAAGAAACTATTTTGATCATTCGTCGTTTGCACAAAGTATTGCGTCCGTTCTTGCTTCGTCGTCTAAAGAAGGAAGTTGAATCCCAGTTGCCAGATAAAGTTGAATATATTATTAAGTGCGATATGTCAGGTTTACAGAAGGTTCTTTACAA ACACATGCAGAGCAAGGGGGTTCTACTGACAGATGGCTCAGAGAAAGGAAAGCAAGGCAAGGGTGGCGCTAAGGCTCTCATGAATACAATTGTGCAATTGAGGAAACTATGCAATCATCCATTCATGTTCCAAGCCATAGAAGAAAAGTATTGCGAACATGTCGGAATTCAAGGATCTACAGTTACTGG ACCGGATCTGTATCGAGCGTCTGGAAAGTTTGAGCTGTTGGATCGCATTCTTCCGAAATTGAAGGCCACGGATCACAGAGTATTGTTGTTCTGTCAAATGACACAATTGATGACAATTATGGAGGATTATTTGGGCTGGAGAGGTTTCATGTACCTGCGTCTAGATGGTACTACCAAGGCTGAAGACCGAGGGGATctgctaaaaaaatttaatgatcCTGGATCCgaatattttctctttctcttatCCACCAGAGCTGGAGGTCTTGGTCTTAATCTGCAGGCCGCAGATACTGTCATCATATTCGATTCTGATTGGAATCCACAccag gatTTGCAAGCTCAAGACAGAGCTCATAGAATTGGACAAAAGAACGAGGTTCGCGTGTTAAGGTTAATGACCGTCAACTCTGTCGAGGAACGAATATTGGCTGCTGCCAGGTACAAATTGAACATGGACGAAAAAGTCATTCAGGCTGGAATGTTTGATCAGAAGTCCACAGGGTCAGAACGACAACAATTTCTCCAGAGTATATTGCATCAAGATGACGCCGATGACGAG GAGGAAAACGAAGTGCCGGATGACGAAACCGTGAATCAAATGATAGCACGTTCGGAAggagagtttgaaaaattccaaaaactGGACTTAGaacgaagaagagaagaagcaAAATTAGGGCCCAACCGCAAATCACGTCTTTTGGAAGAAGCAGAGCTGCCTGACTGGCTGGTGAAAGACGATGACGAGGTAGAAAGGTGGACTTATGAAGAGGATGAAGAAAGATTTTTAGGCAGAGGATCTCGTCAGCGTAAAGAGGTTGATTACACTGATAGTTTAACAGAAAAAGAATGGTTGAAAGCTATCGATGACGACGGTAATGagtttgaagaagaagaagaagatgataagaagaaaaagaagacacGCAAACGTAGGAAAAAAGGCGAAGAAGACGAGGAACCGATAATGAAAAAACGGCGCGGTGGTAGCTCTGGTACATCTGTTGATCCGAAATTGAAACgtagtatgaaaaaattgatcgctGTTGTTGTCAATTACACTGACAGTACAAACGGCCGATTATTGAGCGAACCTTTTATGAAATTACCTTCAAGACGTGAATTACCTGATTACTACGAAATAATTAGAAAGCctctaacaataaataaactgCGGCAAAAAATTGATGAGGGAAAA TATTCCGACTTTGATGAACTTGAAAAAGACTTCATGCAGTTATGTAAAAATGCCCAAATATATAACGAAGAGGCATCACTTATTCACGAGGATTCAATAGTTTTACAATCTGTTTTTACAAATGCAAGACAGAGAATAGAAGCTGAGGGTGACAATTCCGATGGAGATGATAAAG GTGATGGAGATGATGGTTCAGACGGCGATTCAAGCGtaaaaatgaagataaaatTTAAAG TATACATATGA